A genome region from Bradyrhizobium commune includes the following:
- a CDS encoding ABC transporter permease, translating into MLNFLARRIAQIVPTLFFVSVLIFSLQQLLPGDPALVMAGEERDPAAIEQIRHKYRLDQPIPVQYVYWLKGVLTGDFGESLRNKMPVRELIAQKLPVTLQLGSMAILIAFLIGIPAGIVSAVKKGTAWDYGANLFALWGISTPNFWLGILLIFLFSIELGWLPASGYVPLTENWRMSLAATIMPAFVLGNAISAILMRHTRSAMLQVLESDYVRTARAKGLSERSVILKHAMRNALTPIITLGALELGTLLSGAVLTEQIFSIPGFGKLIVDAVFNRDYAVVQGVVLVTATVYITLNLVADVAYILVNPRLRG; encoded by the coding sequence ATGCTGAACTTCCTCGCCCGCCGCATCGCGCAGATCGTGCCGACACTGTTCTTCGTGTCGGTGCTGATCTTCTCGCTCCAGCAATTGCTGCCGGGCGATCCCGCGCTGGTGATGGCCGGCGAGGAACGGGATCCCGCAGCCATCGAGCAGATCCGTCATAAATACCGGCTCGATCAGCCGATCCCGGTCCAATACGTCTATTGGCTCAAGGGCGTTCTGACCGGTGATTTCGGTGAGTCGCTGCGTAACAAGATGCCGGTGCGCGAGCTGATCGCCCAGAAGCTGCCGGTGACGCTCCAGCTCGGCTCGATGGCGATCCTGATCGCTTTCCTCATCGGCATTCCCGCCGGCATCGTCTCCGCCGTGAAGAAAGGTACCGCCTGGGACTATGGCGCCAATCTGTTTGCGCTGTGGGGCATCTCGACCCCTAATTTCTGGCTCGGGATCCTGCTGATCTTCCTGTTCTCGATCGAGCTCGGCTGGCTGCCGGCCTCGGGCTATGTGCCGCTCACCGAGAACTGGCGCATGAGCCTCGCTGCCACCATCATGCCGGCCTTCGTGCTCGGCAACGCGATCTCCGCGATCCTGATGCGGCATACCCGCAGCGCCATGCTCCAGGTGCTGGAGAGCGATTATGTGCGCACCGCGCGCGCCAAGGGCCTGTCCGAGCGCTCGGTGATCCTCAAGCATGCCATGCGCAACGCGCTGACGCCCATCATCACGCTCGGCGCGCTCGAGCTCGGCACGCTCTTGTCCGGCGCCGTGTTGACCGAGCAGATCTTCTCCATTCCCGGCTTCGGCAAGCTGATCGTGGACGCCGTGTTCAACCGCGACTACGCCGTCGTGCAGGGCGTGGTGCTTGTGACGGCCACGGTCTACATCACGCTGAACCTGGTCGCCGACGTCGCCTATATCCTCGTCAATCCGCGGCTTCGGGGCTAG
- a CDS encoding ABC transporter permease, with protein sequence MTDAALPAPSATQAYELDSPARRARRRLFKRKAAVFGLVAITIFIGLALLAPLIVPNDPIATSWSLVRKPPTAAHWFGTDELGRDIFSRVIYGARASLLAGLISVVIALGIGVPLGLIAGYRGGFVDALISRITDAMLACPFLILAIALAAFLGPSLGNAMIAIGISATPIFIRLTRGQVLVVKAEDYVEAARALGNPGWRIAFSHILPNILPALLVQATLSIAAAIIAEAALSFLGLGQQPPAPSWGSMLNAAQRFLTQAPWMAIWPGLAIFLVVLSLNLLGDGLRDALDPRQR encoded by the coding sequence ATGACCGACGCCGCACTGCCCGCGCCCTCCGCCACGCAAGCCTACGAGCTCGACAGCCCGGCGCGCCGCGCGCGACGGCGGCTGTTCAAGCGCAAGGCCGCCGTATTCGGCCTCGTCGCGATCACGATCTTCATTGGCCTGGCGCTGCTCGCCCCGCTGATCGTGCCCAATGATCCCATCGCGACAAGCTGGAGCCTGGTGCGCAAGCCGCCGACCGCGGCGCACTGGTTCGGTACCGACGAGCTCGGCCGCGATATCTTCAGCCGCGTCATCTATGGCGCACGCGCTTCGCTGCTCGCGGGTCTCATTTCGGTCGTGATCGCGCTCGGCATCGGCGTGCCGCTCGGTCTGATCGCGGGTTATCGCGGCGGATTTGTCGACGCGCTGATCAGCCGGATCACCGATGCGATGCTGGCCTGCCCGTTCCTGATCCTGGCAATCGCACTGGCCGCGTTTCTCGGCCCGAGCCTCGGCAACGCCATGATCGCGATCGGCATCTCGGCGACCCCGATCTTCATCCGTCTGACCCGCGGCCAGGTGCTGGTCGTCAAGGCCGAAGATTATGTCGAGGCGGCGCGTGCGCTCGGCAATCCCGGCTGGCGGATCGCGTTCTCGCACATCCTGCCGAACATCCTGCCCGCACTGCTGGTGCAGGCCACGCTCTCGATCGCGGCTGCGATCATCGCCGAGGCCGCGCTGTCGTTCCTTGGCCTCGGCCAGCAGCCGCCGGCGCCGTCCTGGGGCAGCATGCTCAACGCGGCGCAACGCTTCCTGACCCAGGCGCCCTGGATGGCGATCTGGCCAGGGCTCGCGATCTTCCTCGTGGTGCTGTCCCTGAACCTGCTCGGCGACGGCCTGCGCGACGCGCTAGATCCGCGCCAGCGCTAG